aatataactactataatactgcccctatgtacaagaataacccTGCTATacttcccctatgtacaagaataacccTGCTATacttcccctatgtacaagaataccactgctatactacCCCTGTGTACAAAGAAATGACTattatactgccttctatgtacaagcatataacccCAATAATATTTCCCCCTttatagaatataactactttgcCTACTATAATGGCACCCTCTATGGACAAGACTTTATTGTAACATGGCCCCTGTATGAACAACATTATGAATATCTTGTCTTTCTTTAAGCTTCTGTGAACTGGAATATTGCACTGACAAATCACTACAGAAACACGGATGGTGGAAGTACAGCACCATATGTAGCAGACAAATTTGACAACCCCAGCTGTTCTTCGAACCCCTCAATTGCTGATGTCAGCACGTATGTCTATCGTGTGGGAGCTAATGACAGCTGTTTGAGTACTACAATCTGCAACGGACCTCTTGCCGGCAACACGGCTTACAGGTATTCCCCCAATAATTTATGTAAAATTGGGCCATGCTTTGCAGTACTATACACAACCAATGTACAAGAGTGACGCTGTTTCAGGGATAAGTCTCGTAGAGGAGGGTAGCATTGTGCCTTGGCCAAGATATTTGTAAAGAATACAAAAGCTCACAGAATCTTAACCCCAGGTGATGGAAAACTTAGCTATGAATCTGGCCTATTACGTGAGCTAATCTGATGATAATTTGAactaatgtgtgttttttttttttttagttttaagtATGTATTTTATACTTTAACTGATGGATACTTGGCTGAGTCAGAGTGGTCCGCTCCAATCACTACTAAGCAAGGTAAGGATCAATATGGTAGAATGGCTGTAAGCATGTCTTTATGATCAGTGTGCCCTCCACTGATCACTGGTAAGGTGTTGTGCCTCTTAGGCTATGGCTACATGACTGTGTCGTACCCCAAAAAGGGTACTTCTACATTGATGCATGttatgtcgcgcaacattttttgtAGTGATGGTCAATGGGGTCGCACTACAATGCAACAGttgcacaaaaatccaacttgtaTGGATTTTTTGCAGCTGTCAAGTCttagtgcgacaccattgactattattataaaaaaaaaaaaaagttgtcatgtCGCCCTAGCTTTAGTCTTCTTTCACTACCAGCTATTGACTGAAACCACCTGTGATCTACAGTAAACTGCGGGGAAATTCAGCAGATTTCACTTCCCACTGCAGTGCCGTCGCAGGACAAATCGGTGGGATGTACCTGTGTGTGCAACACATGGGCATGCTGGGACCTCCAGAAAGGGAGACTGTCTTTGTATTGGCTCTccacaatttaaaaaaagatgAGGATCCGGAGCAGAGGACCCCGCTCTACTAGTCAATAATTTAATAAATGGGCTTTCTAAACCAGACAAACCCTTCTAATCTCAACTTTGTGTGTAATCTCGTTCTTTAAAAAGTTTCTAAATTCTTAAATTATTTTGGCAGGTAAATCTTCAGCAAACATAGACACCTGGCCTGGTAGAAGAAGTGGTGGGATGATTGTCCTCACCTCCATTCTCAGCGTGTTGACTTTCTTGGTCTTGGCAGGTCTAGTAGCTTCAGTGATTACAAATATTATGTGAGTACATTGCTTCTCAAGATCTGGGTTTATATGCGTTTATGTTGAAACTTGCATGTCTTCTAAGTGGTCAGTGTTCACAAAGGAGAGCCCCAAGTAAAAACggattctgttttttgtttctgcAGTAGTCTTCCAACTGTCCCCTGAgtggtctggcagcagcttattctTCTCCCAGGGAAATAATATGTATGCCCAGCGGAGCGTGAATGTAGTATAGCGATGCTGAAGGAGATGCCTATTAGGTGAACCTTTAGACAATTAGGGCTGATTCACATAACTGTGTGCAGTCTGTGTTTCGGCCACATCTCCCTGACCCGAACTGACTGCATCAGTGTTTTATAAAACGCTATGATGCAGTCAATTCAGGTCGGTCTGAAAAGTGCTGCCGATACATGGACCACGTTTCCCAAGCTGGTAGTTTGAATCAGCCCTTAGTTTCAGTCTAATGGCCTAGTACCTAATCAAGCCTACTTATTGGCATCTGCATACCAAACATATcgacataagggctcatgcacgtggcCGTTGCTCAGCAGTGAACATATTGCgtcctgcaaacagcgggtctgcaatatgcgggcaccgaccGCGGACGGatcgaggacccattcaagttcagaatctgcacggatgttgcctgtgcattggggcctaccaacggccgtgtgcatgagccctaagacttttACTTTTTGCCTGGATCTCTGTAGCAGAACAGTAATAATTCTGCCTATATTTCTAAATTACATTTTAAGGTCATTTAAGAGAGGTATGATCTTGAATTCTGTTTGGTTGGTTTCTCATTTACTTCTACAAAAATCTTAATAGGGTTAAAGCAGCCTCCTCTTTGTCCTTCTCCACCCTCATTCACAAGAAGAAGGTTGAAGTAATACTGACTGGTAGCTAGGGACATATTGCAAAACCTCATATTAAAAGCaatatttgttaaaggggttttccaggactcttcttttgaatcacctatcctcagaataggtcatcaatatacaatCCCTGAGAACTCCTTGAAGGAAAACAGCTCCAGTATCAATCATGTCATACTTTTGCCCATCTCAGCCTgcattattaatcagatttttctatTAAAATGGGAGAGGATTTCTTATATACAATGTTTTAACTTATTCAACAAATATTTCTTCCTTTTCCAATCAGGACACCAATGAAACAACTAGAACCTACAAGACATGAAAGTCGGTCTACTCATAATGTGCCCCAGAAGCCTGAAGTGGGAGAGTCGAGCGTCGGTGTCTCAGATCACTATATTGCTCATCCGGAAGCCTGAAGGAGCTCCAAAGAATTTCGGTTGACAATCCCTTTGAGGCTTTTGTACAAGTCAAATGATGATTGAATCATATTAGAAAGATGGTTACTAGGGTCCATAATACCTATTATGGTGTGGTTCTCATAATGATTGActaataaattaaaggggttatacaagattataaaaacatggctgctttcttccagaaacagcaccacccctatgCATGGGTTGTGTCCAGTATTGCAGCTTAAAATGAGTAGCGATAATGCAATGAAcagtggacaggtgtggtgctgtttctggaaataGCCATATTTTTCTAGTTTTAATTGACcccctttacattttttttttcaaacggaAGTCTCACTACATTAAGTGCCTGGCTGATGATGTTTGCTGCATGTGTAGCCCACCTCACCTTTTACCAGTGTGTAACATGGCAGTCACTTTGCCACACAATGATGCCTCCCATCCCCTTAGATCACATTTTTTCAATTTCATACTAATATCTATATCAGGTACTAATGTTAAAAATCACTGTGTAGAGTTTATATTTGATATCTTGTGTACAGATGGATTCTACCAAGGGAGCCTCTCCTTTTCTTGTACTTGATCACTGCCAAAGTGTTAAAAGATCAAAGTGCAAACATCGAAAAGTTGCAAGTGTTAGAAAGACTATGCTGTTTTTAAGCAAATTTTGAATTGTTTAGTTATGTTTTTGGATTTTCTAAATTAAATTTTGTTTTGTGTAAGTGACCAGTCTCACAGATGAATGTAGCATGTGTCTGTAGATTAATTTCATAtagtttggaggtgctggtctaaccTGGTCCCTTGCACTGTACATCTGGAGTAGTGGCTGCCTCAAATTGGGCTGTGGACCACTACCAATCTGTCAAAGGCTGTTATTACATCTCTCAACAGTGAAATTTCAACACCGAGAAGGAAAGgttgtggaattatggaaatcacagaatCGATGGACATAATAATGATAtgcaaataatgaaaaaaataatcaaaacttCTCGATTTATTCAGTATAGATTATAAGCACCACAAACAGAAACACACACTTACATtccttggcatgctatcaatgaggttattaTTGGTTGTCTGAGGAACGCTCTGCATACTGAATGTACttgggcacacaaatcatcaagatccaccGCTGGCTGCTCCCTTTGCAATTGCTAACCAATGATGTCCCAGATCTGCTCGATGGGAGGCAAGTCTGGAGATGCTACAGTCCATGGTAGTACgtttagaccagtgtttcccaaccagtgtgcctccagctgttgcaaaactacaactcccagcatgcccgcacagccaaaggctgtccagacatgctgggagttgtagttttgcaacatctggaggcacactggtttagACCACACAGTAGTGTGAGCAACATGCAACCTGGCGTTGCATATTGGCATGGCCTCTGGAACACTTTGCAGAAACAGCCATGCCACTGGTTCTGCAGCCAAATCAATGTAGCACCCAAGTGTTAGTGTGCCTGAATTGAAAACTAGAAGGGTCCGACTACTtattatgccaccccacaccataatcccagCAGTAAGATGGGTTTGACGTttccttgtgaaggcctcttcatgcaTTGCCATCGTGGTCTGCAGACCAATCTCCAGCTATTAGTGCAGGTATGACACCAATGGAAAAAACTGTAGCTGGAAATCTGGCTTGTAGCCCATTATCATGCAAATGTCTTCTGATGGTTTGTCCAGCACCCTGGGCTTGGAATGTGATGTCTGCTCACTCTGCACCATTCTTCTAATCGGATAATCTGTACGTGCAGAGGTTCACCTCTGTGTATCTATTGCTGTCATTTAAGTTCATTGCGTTTTTCCCAACCAATGGGACATTCAACATTGAACAATGCAGACATCTCAGCCTAGGTGCATAGCTATCTGCCAgaatgataaaccaaggtctctcggTCCAAGAGTTCTGTCTCTTAGTTTGGAACAAATAGCGATAACTCGCATGTGGACAAACGGGAGGCGATGCACAATCATAAAACACAACTTGATCCAATTTGTGctgtttcatgtggctaaaaaaacaTTGCTTTAAATCTGGATTTTATGCCCCTTCCACGTGCCACAGACTGGAGCTAGCTTGAAAAATTGATCATTTGTAGATCTAAGCAACACCTGCTACCTCCTTGATTTGCAAACTTTACAtgttgtccttcttggtgttgcaatttcattgTTGAGCAGTGTAAACTATAGTCTAGCTGGGCCCAATATTGCGCAGAATTCATTTTATGGGCCTAAGCCCAGGAAAGTttcaggcctcctgcacacgaccgtatggtttttCGATCCattttaaactgatccgtttttttgttttgttttagtagTGTTTCCTTTtgtaatccgtttttttgcggatcggaagcgTACAATAatttttaaacagtaagtacattgaaaaattgggctgggcataacattttcaatagatgttcagcaaaaacagaacggatatggaagacatactaatgcattccgtattttttgcggaaccattgacttgaatagtgccacagaacgtgatttgcgagcaataataggacatgttctatctttgaacggaaacggaagggtGTGTATAGTGATTGGTGCAACTGTGACAGTATATGGaacgtaataaaaaaaaaaaaaattttgtgtgcaggaggccttatagtgTAGGTTCCCATCTAAAGAGACCGCCATGTAATTGGTAGATAGGCCTACACAATTTTGACAAAAAAATGTGCTCAAAGAGCTTTTATAgcttacaattagagatgagcgaattacatattttgaaattcgttcacgcttccttTGGTGgtgaaagcagaattgcgttatggattccgttaccacggaccatgacggaatgcatcgttattcattccgtcataatagaaatctatgggctgcaaaatggatccgtcccatttccgttatgcaggggaggactcccctgcataactgaaacacaacggatccgttatgcaagacattgacttctattatgacggaatgaataacggtatgcctctaaaggcattcagtcattgaattgcgttatggtccgtggtaacggaatccataacgcaattctgcttttaccaccaaacgaagcgtgaacgaatttcaacacatgaaattcgctcatctctactcacaatTATACAACACAGCTGAAAAATAGGAACCCAGACCATTGAATAGTGGCAGACtaggcagggacaccccccaactggaaacacccatctggaccttcattgcaaattaCTAGCAATTGATTCataacttttagcaggaataacaATGGAGTGATGGTACAACATAGAATGATGACTATTCTGGAGCACCAATTCTTATTTAAACCTGGAATAAAATTGGTAACTAAAACATGTCAGGGGAGGAGTTTGGTCCTCTATAAGAAACAATTCACAATTTTTGGCAGTTCCTAGACCACCCCTTCCTCAAATATGTTGCAGAGATCAATCATCTCTACTTCATGGAGGTGCTTGTAGCCCAAGTTCCAGATAAATCtgaaggtccctttacacggacCGATGAGCGTTTGCATAAACGCCTGTTCCGTTAACCTGCCTGTGTAAAAGGTACTGGTACTCACCCCATGAACAAGCAAATTCTCGTTCATCTGGTGATCATTCCTGCGCAGCAGATTGCGATATTCGAAGGGGTCAAGCAATCACTGTATCGCTCCTACCGACCCATACAGtgttcttctgtttttttttctctccaaagcATCTAAAATGATGAAAAATATCCTACTAtactgtgtatacagctcctatgcagatctAGTGGTCTCCATTTTTTCTGCTGCCCatttgcagaaccattcacttcaatgggggctgcaaaaaaatggaaattacagTGTGTACtgtattccgtttctgtatgtccgcatggctatTAAAAAGAATTGAACAtaccctattattgtccacattacggacaaggataggcctgTTGTATTAGGCGatagctgttccattccgcaaaatacagacgggcggtatctgtgttttgcggaacagcaatttgtgggccgcaaaacatccaacggtc
The Bufo gargarizans isolate SCDJY-AF-19 chromosome 2, ASM1485885v1, whole genome shotgun sequence genome window above contains:
- the UPK3A gene encoding uroplakin-3a, with product MGAWRCLLVLAVALLQNDLARAVVPLLCSSSVCRINPTLNTITLEKPFCFFTQLSPARVALFVVKTSSVNWNIALTNHYRNTDGGSTAPYVADKFDNPSCSSNPSIADVSTYVYRVGANDSCLSTTICNGPLAGNTAYSFKYVFYTLTDGYLAESEWSAPITTKQGKSSANIDTWPGRRSGGMIVLTSILSVLTFLVLAGLVASVITNIMTPMKQLEPTRHESRSTHNVPQKPEVGESSVGVSDHYIAHPEA